tgcCCATGAATAGTGATGGTCTTGGTCAACGAATGCAGTGTCATGCCGAAAAATACTGTTGTAATGGTCCATCTATGCAGCTTCATTTAGCAGACTTCTCTACTGAAATTGATATGAGCCTGACCATATGCTTACTTAACGCTTGTACTTTCAGGGAGGTGAGCAGGTGGAATTGATGCGTGGCGGCACGTACGTGGAGGTCACAGCCCAGAACGTGCATGAGTATGTACGCAGATATGCCGAACACCGCATGACAAAGGTCCCGGAGAAAGCCCTAAAGGTCAGTGCAGAACTTGTATTCTGTTTGTTATTCAAATGTTATCAAGGAATTTGAGCTAGGAGTATTTATAGATGTGATAGTTTAACATACACGTATAGATACAGAACTTTATTCTAGAAAACAGCTGAAGgttatttgtttgaaacaattactgtgaaaatatagattttacctaaaatcatttattattatccTAATAAACCTTTTTGGTCAATGATATCAGTTAATTAATCCAACTAATTAATTATATTCCATTGTCTTCCGTATCTTAATTGGCCATAGAACTCTTCAGTCAGACATTCTCTTTGTAACCTCCTACTGTATTTAATAAACAGACTCCACAATGCCTGTTGTCTTGACTTTACAGAGCCTGCGTATGGGACTATTTGATGTGATCCCAGCCAACTCTCTTGAAGGCCTTACAGCAGAAGATCTGCGACTCTTACTGAACGGGGTGGGCAGCATTAACGTACAGACACTCATTAGTTACACCTCCTTCAATGATGAAAGTGGTAGGTGATAtcatatgtgtatatgtatgttacTATCTTAGAAATTACCAAATTTACTTTCCAACCTTTCAGATTTTTAAAAGAGTAATTTTCTCTTTATGGTAAATAGACTCTTGCATAAATAGATGAGTTTGAAGCTATCTCCACAATAATGTTAAGATGTTATATCGGCTTCCAGCTGTTTTTACTCTTATTGTAATAGCTATGCCGTTGTGAGCTAACTAGAGTtgtgtatatacatttatttgttgGTATTTCAGGGGAGGGAAGTGAGAAAGTACAGAGGTTCAAGCGCTGGTTCTGGTCCGTTGTCGAGAAGATGACCAACCATGAACGACAAGATCTCGTATGTTGTTTCATTCCTAAGTCTCTTTTATTAACTGGActtgttttgaagataaatgtTGAATAATTGTGAATATTGTTTTGTCAGTTATGACCTTCATTATCTGTTATATCTCTTCATCCTGAGACTGGGAACATCTATTGTTTGTTCCCTTTTTTCCATGAAAAGACTGTCAAGTCTAATATCAAATTGATCCTTGTCTTCCATTAATAATCTAATCTACCGGTAGTAGAGGTTAGTGtcacatgtttatttattgctatacacatgttttaaaagGAAGACCCATAAAGTATTCATTGCAGCCTTCTATTCTGTATCTCACAGGTTTACTTTTGGACATCTAGTCCCGCCCTGCCAGCCAGTGAGGAGGGTTTCCAGCCCATGCCCAGCATCACCATACGGCCCGCGGACGACGACCACCTCCCGACAGCCAACACCTGCATCTCCAGGCTCTATATTCCAATATACACTACTAAGCAGATCATCAAGACCAAACTACTGCTGGCTATAAAGACAAAAGCATTTGGATTTGTTTAATAAGTAGCTGCCAGATAAGGACAGCatgttttcaagttttaaaccatggcttttggttacACATGTGTGATATTGGGCATTTTAAGAACTTTGTCAAAGTTAGGAGATCTcttcaatataacatataaGAAGGTGACTTGTGACTTTGTTCTGTTTGCAAAGGCATTTTTAGTGAAGtcattgtttgtgttgtatgtgtttACTCCATGAACTGGTTGCAATCGGAGGGGAGATATCTGGGGTTAAAGAATCATAAATAGATGCATACGGTCTCCGTTTCATGTCGATTCCAGTTAACAATACACATAGTTATTAAAACTTTTCtcagacaattttttttaatctttatgTGATTTATAAAACTAACAGTCAAGCAAAGATATGATTGTTTTTAGCCAGAAGATCAGTGGTTGTTTCCTTTGAAAAGTTGGACATAAATGAATGTTGGCAATATAAAGAGAAGTGGTGATTGTTAGATGTGCATAGTTTGCTTATTTCCCTGTATGGCTGATCATGATTGGAATGTAATGTGctgatatttgataatgtatTCCGATCTTAGATTGAATACAATTTGTATCCAAGtcatatttattgatttatttcaagttGACTACAACTTGCTGAAGAGCCTTCCAATGGTTTATGGTAACATAAGGATATGTTGTATAACTATGCGGTGCTGTAGAAAACATGACTCTAAATCTCATAATAGGCAATAGCCAATCATAGGCTCATAAAATTGTGTTGCCTTGTATTATTAAATGAGAAAAGGAATCATTTTGCGATAATAAACAATTCTTGCTTAATGATAATTCATTTAAGGTCATGAAACTAGTTTATACTTTTACTTGTATCGCCATTGCGAGGTGGTAGAGCTTATATGGAATTCCCCTTACATTTTTCACATTCAGTTAACCCAAaccttattttaaatactttaataataataataagcagAAACCAAAGTTCCATAACAAGTTACAATAAGGAAAGTTAATCCTTGACATGCATGGTTTTTATGTGTTGAACACAAGTTTGTGTCATTCAGTATGTACTGTTGGTAGGGCATTGTGTCctttacattatatatgtaaaaatatgttttcaaatatgattgtattaataaataatttataaatgtgtatatgtgtTTAATAAACAGTATTTGAAAAATGTATCGCAATATAGGGATACATTTTACCTAATAATGTCAAATTTATTCATTCAATTTTTTGGCATGCTTTACCtacagttttaaaaaacaagTCTACAGACAAGATGTAATGCCTTGTTATAGTGCATCATAAACAACTGAGTTATAACATGTACTACATAACAACATCTACCTATGTGACGTTTTGTTAAGTACCAGAAGTAAGGTTctttttattcagttttattcTATTTGCTGCTTTTCAAGAGTGACACATTTTAAATTGTCAGCTAATGTCAGatgtatatgtacattattTCTCTATAATATTTTACTGTAATAAAACTGATTTTCTTCCCCATCATTTAATGTATTGCCAGTTTTAAACTCGTTCCGAACCCACTGGAGAATGTAACACATACCAGGTGTATGTATTCAGGGGGAATTTATCACATGCAGTGGTAGTTATCCTATATTCTGTGTTTGTGTCTGAGAGGCCTGAAGAAAGGCATGCATTTTTGTAGTTACGTGcttttataaatgttgtaatGAATGTATGCAGACATTTTCCTTTTAGATCGTTGTAGAATAAATGTGAAGGGATTTGTTGAATATGAATTTCATCTTTGATACAGAATAAAGGTATTGtcctttgaaatgttttgtctttaattttctatttgattcataaaaatgttatttagtcaatactgggaccaataatattAATTCTACTCCCAGGTCAATCCCAATAACATGACTGACCCATTATTCCAGGGGCCAGGCATACCTCCATATCATCTGCCatttttataccccccaaaacaaagtttggggggggggtatactggaatcgggttgtccgtctgtctgtctgtccgtccgtctgtccgtccgttttttttgtccgggattcatctttgtcgttattgaacaaatctttttcaaactttcaaatattaatgaccatgatgtaaacctgtgcctccgtggatttggtcagagtcgcatgatcctgagtggagttgtggccccttaatgagttaaattgggcaaaattagctttgtccaggattcttctttgaagctattgagcaaatctttttcaaactttcaaatattaatggccatgatgtaaacctttgcctccatgaatttggtgggagtcacatgatcctgagtggagttgtggccccttaatgagttaaattgggtaaaattagttttgttcgtcctactccttcgtcatttttgaatgaatctttttcaaacttttagccatggtgagaacatttgcccctgtgattgtggttggaatcacatgatcatgtctccaattatggcccctgaataagttaaaataggcaaaaattatacagctttgtctagcctaatccttggtcattttttctataaatctttttcaaactttcagatgtcaatgaccatgatatgaactgttgaatatgtgatttggtgcacctgtattaatcagaatgtttgcatggccttaaaaagacctttaattgattttgtccttaaaaagaccatcaaaagtcctgaagttaggtgcatacaggccttaaatttgttacaatattcgctttggtggcctactcctttgtcatttttcaatatatttttctcaaactttcagctatccatgaccatgatgtgaacctttgtatatgtgattttgtgcacctgtattatttccttggtactcatgtgtgggggggaggtggtgggggtgggtaaacagaaattgggttggcagactgtcaaattcacccgtccaccttcattttggaatatcctgTCAGGAGTaatgacccctttatggtgaaaatgagagaaacaggtttgttatctcccctgaggtgggtgggagtggggtaatattcgctttggtggcctactcctttgtcatttttcatcatgacccctttatggtgaaaatgagagaaacaggtttgttatctcccctgaggtgggtgggagtggggtaatattcgctttggtggcctactcctttgtcatttttataccccccaaaacaaagtttgggggggtatactggaatcgggttgtccgtctgtccgtctgtccgtccgttttttttttgtctgggattcatctttgtcgttattgaacaaatctttctcaaactttcaaatattaatgaccatgatgtaaacctgtgcctccgtggatttggtcagagtcgcatgatcctgagtggagttgtggccccttaatgagttaaattgggcaaaattagctttgtccaggattcttctttgaagctattgagcaaatctttttcaaactttcaaatattaatggccatgatgtaaacctttgcctccatgaatttggtgggagtcacatgatcctgagtggagttgtggccccttaatgagttaaattgggtaaaattagttttgttcgtcctactccttcgtcatttttgaatgaatctttttcaaacttttagccatggtgagaacatttgcccctgtgattgtggttggaatcacatgatcatgtctccaattatggcccctgaataagttaaaataggcaaaaattatacagctttgtctagcctaatccttggtcattttttctcattttttctataaatctttttcaaactttcagatgtcaatgaccatgatatgaactgttgaatatgtgatttggtgcacctgtattaatcagaatgtttgcatggccttaaaaagacctttaattgattttgtccttaaaaagaccatcaaaagtcctgaagttaggtgcatacaggccttaaatttgttacaatattcgctttggtggcctactcctttgtcatttttcaatatatttttctcaaactttcagctatccatgaccatgatgtgaacctttgtatatgtgattttgtgcacctgtattatttccttggtactcatgtgtggggggggggggggaggtggtggggtgggtaaacagaaattgggttggcagactgtcaaattcacccgtccaccttcattttggaatatcctgtcaggagtcatgacccctttatggtgaaaatgagagaaacaggtttgttatctcccctgaggtgggtgggagtggggtaataatgtattgccttgtgctttctaatgataccataactaaggccagggcaaacaacctagacagggaagggttggggggtattcgttagcctttggcttacagttctagtttttCTTGGGAGAGGACCCCCTCCTGgacatgtatacatactatttTGGGGGTTCTTGGGGTATCCCTCTGTCAAATCCTGGAACCGCCGCCTGGTTATGGTGGTTTGGGGGGGTTTCCGGCCCTTCATGTAGAAATGGTCACGACGTATTCTGCAGGTGTATTCTATGCGTATTATATCCCCATATCGACGTAAAAATGTACCTTTAATACAATTTTAGGCGGGCGACGGGTAGAACCGCTAGGGTGTTCAGCAAATTGTTCGATACGTGTCTGAAAATGATACATTGCTTACTGATGAAGTGGAGTCATGTACGTCTGTGTTTATACGtctgtgtttaaacatgtataattaaattataccTGTTTAAACCTACAACgttatataattcaaatagatatcattattatatatttaagccCTGATGCTGACCAAAAAATCATGCACCGAGTTTCACTTGTTCCATGTGAACACCAATATGTTACTATTGTCACATTAACTGATGTACACAATAAGCAAGGCTTCAATGATTTAACGGACATGAACAACATTGGATGCACCGTTTCGCCAAGCTGAGTCAACACATGATGAgtttagaaaacaaatacactGTTGCATAGCTCTTTTGATGTGCCAACACAAGGGTAGGGTAACCTTATGCATGTATCAATGTGCGCTTAAGCTTGTTGATCGATCAAGttacatttgtatgtttgttCTAGTAAGTCTAGTATAGACCATGTCAGAAACATTCACAAACCCTTTTATTTTATACCATATTGGATTGTAAATCATTAATAACACCATATATTTTGGAAGGAGGCGGCTCTAACCCCACCAAACTATAAATATCAGATGCATCGAAATTGATTTcctaaaattcatttttaatatttcatttatttatattcgaTTATCAGAGTCGCGATCAGAATACAAAAAGTTGATTAAGAAAAAGAAGTATGAAAGTAGGAAAACTGTTACCAAAAAATTAGTAGACGCGCGTTTAACGAACGCTTagcaatattggaaaatgttaaaGGATTCTTCAGTTAAGAGGTCAAGTCCAAACTTAAATGCAGACAATTTTGCGGCGTATTTCAAGGCTATTAATAATccagaaaatcatttctatcaAGCCGACgaagacattttaaattttaatgacagATATTTGGATGGGGAACTCCAGATTATGTTTGCAGGACAAAGAAATTACATTAGAAGAAATAGATAAATCTATTAAACAATTACGAAAAAATACTAGCGGCGGGgtagatttatattttaatgagatgtttttatatggtgaaaagtatttaatacattattttcatgctTTATTTAATTCGTGTTTAAAACGAGGACATTTCCCAGAAATCTGGTCTGAGGGTATTATTGTCCCGATACTCAAAAATGGTGATGAAAATGATACGAGCAATTATAGAGGAATAACATTACTTAGTACATTAGGAAAATTATTCACACGAATTCTAAACAACAGGTTAAATGAATGGGCAGAAAAATACTCAGTTTATGTAGAAGCTCAAGCAGGTTTCCGTAAAGGCATGAGCACAGTGGACAACATATTCATACTGCACTGTTTAATTAGCAATTGTTTAAGTAACAACGGCAGGCTGTTCTGCATATTTGTTGATTTCCAAAAGGCTTTTGATTTTGTGGTAAGAGATGTGTTATggtttaaattacttaaatatggGGTGAGGGGTAACATACTGAATGTAATCAAATctatatataagaatgttaagtcaaaagtcaaaatgTGCGATAACCTAAGTTATTCTTTCACATGTGATTTAGGGGTACGTCAAGGTGAAAGCCTTTCACCCtttttatttagtatgtatCTTGATGACATAGAAGAGACATTTATTCTACAAGGAGTGCAAGGTATCGAACTAGGAGATTTGCaattatttgtgttattgtACGCAGACGATATTATATGTTCGCAAAAAGCGCTCAGGAACTACagaattcattaaatgttttagctGATTATTGTGATAGATGGAAGGTGTctgtaaatattcaaaaaactAAAGTTATGGTTTTTCAAAAAGGCGGTAGACTACCACAAAATTTGtctttcaaatataagaatGAAGAAATAGAAATTGTAAGTAACTTCAAATACCTTGGGATTTTATTCACCACAGGAGGTTCATTCAATGAAACTGATATAATACTAGGAGGCCAAGCACTTAaggctatttttaaaatgaataagtaCTTATATAAGTTCACCGATATTTCACCAAAACACATTCTTGATCTTTTTGATAAACTTATAACTCCAATTCTCAACTATTCAGGTGAAGTATGGGGATTCAATACTGGATCTCAGGTTGAGCGCACTCATTTAGCATTTTGCAAAAGGTTGCTTGGCGTTAAAATATCAACgcaaaatgactttatttatgGTGAAACAGGAagattaaatgtaataaatggaagatattatactattattaagTATTGGTTAAAACTGTGTATGTGCGGagataaatacattaaatacgcgtataatatgttaaaaaattctCTTGATGTAAATcctaacaaaataaattgggCTTAGAAAGTGCAAGTATTACTTTCCCAGTTAGGGTTTTACGAAGCTTGGTTAAATAAAGGAGTAGGGAgtactaaattatttttactgctAGTTAAACAAAGATTGCAAGACAATTTCGTCCAAAATCTAAATGCAACTATACATGAATCATCTAGgtcaatgttttacaaaaccattttcagttttaagtttAGCGAGTACCTCAACCTAGTAAACATACCAAAATACAGAAAAGCTTTATCTAGATTACGCTTGTCGTCACACAGGTTAGCTGTGGAAACTGGAAGGTGGCGTAGACCAGAAAGTTTACCATATCACAAACGCAAATGTATGAAATGCGGGGTAttggaagatgaatttcattttgttctgcAATGCGATAGTTATTAagatatcagaaaaaaatatataaacaactcCTTTTGGCGTAATCCAAGTTTCTTCAAGTTTATGCAATTGATAAATAGTGAAAGttcagtcaaattaaaaaatcttGCCACATTTACTTTTAAGGCATTTGAAATAAGACGCCATTTAGTATATGACTGACGTGCTTTTACCTAATACAATTTGAATCGAATACATGTTGTCTCTCccaacatgattttttttccttcaagtatataagtttcatattgctattttgaatatattatgtaaacttaCTATGCCAGATGACATCTGTACCAGTATATTAttatcagggcttctaaaactttggaacctcaatcggtccggacccggcgacgaccccccccacccccacccccacccaaaaaagaaagacctgttcaaaagtccgattttatagaaatgtcatacattttcgcgacgtcttttctgtcaatattttttgcaatgtggCAATTCGTAAGAGGGCTCTAGAGCCAGCATAGCCGATTCGGATAGTCATTAatacaagtttaattcaaatgagattctcatcgagttctgcgGCGTTTCTGAGAAGAACGACTGCGATCGTAATTAACTGTGGCTGTCGGGAGGCGGTCAGaagacaaaaagtgaaacagtattatgattgCTTAATGCTTCTTTtgtgggtcaacattcaactgataatcttgaataatagtatatgtctagatttataatcggggcAACAAGCTTAAAGTGTGATATCgacaacattgttttcattactGCTAATAAATATGACGTAAGCGGCGGACTCAGCTGTCAGactatgtagttaatcaagcgtatcgctgttgatatcctatatattatgaagttaattaattcggtattttaatgcttttacggattaacaatgacatgcatttatctttaaagccgtttttaaccagcaatggttctttataacaatttaaatttaaccgttttgtaatcaacaaacggatatgtaatgatcgacgacgacatagcatattgccatgtgaaaatatggaccgattttaacacttaatcaggaaaGCTGCTAGCAGATAATTAACAcacagtttgtttaattgtgtcttctgcttataccaaaacacgtgattggaccgattgcaagcgtctgctaattaacagataggctatagagtgatcagcgtagcggaaaaagcagctggtctcatggttcaattcaattcaattcaatagttTATTAGCACAAACATTCAAGTTCATCGCCTTTACTTCTGGcggtaacatttatttacatacatgagaAGAGCATGATATTATAATACACAGATTAATAACACTATTAGGATATTGATAATTCACGTAAAAAAGTAATCATTAACGTGAAATTGCTTGAACATTGGCGTACCTTAATCCTTTACAGAACAATAACTATATATGGTAACCAAGACACTTTTATGGCCTATTGGATGTAGTtctgaatgtgtgaatgacccatgaatgtttgtgtattacaatttctacatcttTAACTTACTAAGTCGTTTCGGAccgaaattacaaaaaaaattagaaaatttcggaccgatttttttaaatactttttgaaactgaaaccggtctggcttggtcaaaatcggtccagaccggcaaattgccggattttagaagccctgattattattatactttgttGTTAATTCTGCTATGCTATGGATCTTGTCAagatttgtttgcataataaagTCTTCTCTCTCTATAAgttgcatttcaatatttcatttatttagttgcatttcaatattttgtttatttagttgcattttaatattttggttaattagttgcattttaatatttcgttTATTGATTTGCATGTCAATATTTCGTTTATTtagttgcattttaatatttcatttaatgagttgcatttcaatatttcatttatttagttgcatttcaatatttcatttatttcgtttaattaGTTGCATTTTAatgttgcattttaatatttcatttatttagttgtatttcaatatttcatttatttagttgtattttaatatttcgttcatttagttgcattttaatatttcgtttaattagttgcattttaatgttgtattttaatatttcatttatttagttgcatatttcatttattaagttgcattttaatatttcatttatttagttgcattttaatgtttcgtttatttagttgcattttaatgtttcgTTTATTTAGTTGCATTTTAatgttgcattttaatatttcattaatttagttgcatatttcatttattaagttgcattttaatatttcatttatttagttgcattttaatatttcgtttatttagttgcattttaatatttcggTTAATaagttgcattttaatatttcgtttatttagttgcattttaatatagttgcattttaatatttcttttaataagttgcatttcaatatttcgtttatttagttgcattttaatatttcgtttatttagttgcattttaatatttcatttatttagttacattttaatatttcatttatttagttgCATTTCAATGTTTCGTTTATTtagttgcattttaatatttcgtttatttagttgcatttcaatatttcatttatttagttgcatttcaatatttcgtttatttagttgcatttcaatatttcgTTTATAtagttgcattttaatatttcgttTATTTAGTTGCATTCAGATGAACAAGTCCTTAATCCTCCTTGACCGGATATACCAACATCAAGTTGCGAAGAGTCGTTGTTCACATAACATAGATTCTCATTTACTTACAGCAACCGAGATGACCTTGTTCCTGCCAACAATGGCGATAATGTAACTAACAATGTGGACTGTACATGGCGGCGCACTGAAGCGAGTTTCAATCACAAGCTAATCCATAACCCTTCAAGTTATACAGTGCAGCAGCAGTTATTAGAAACAACATATGCATTTGCATGACATTAATTAAgcttatgtttttgaaaaaatgtgtaaattttAATTGACCAGTAGTCGAGAGCCAGAGTTCGCGTGTGTTACTCTTGTATTATTAACTGAAGTTACGGGTGTGTttgagctgcactctcacagatataccgtttttacaacttttttattttttgtcttggaaagagcaaatgtttgcgtaaatatctgcaaaccaacgataaaatattgctgacaaaagatcagatcgcgggttttcatatttccgttcaaaaatgttttttggcttaaaccattactaacgggttaagaaaaatgcataaaacatcattttttgaacttaaatataaaaatctgcgctctattttttgtcagcagtcttatataaatggtttccatgcattttcgcaaaaaatggctcgttcctagacaaaaaataaaagcttgaCCGTCGTGGAATAACTAACTGCTTCGACCTTGGTATATATGATCGTTGCCGGATCAGCTTGACGAATTTGCGATATCacataaaataacttcatttttCTCCCTTCGTTTCGTTTTACCTCTTGCTTTGCATTCGATATTATCCTCTTGAGCAACATTCACACTCATAATTATACGTTAATGAGTTATAAACCTGTTTTAGGTGGATGCCTGTGTTAGATTCCATTGTACCGTGAAGGACCAACTGtgattcatttattaaaataatcggCAGGCGATGTAAGTGCCTTGTTGAATAAAATTCATCCGTTAATTATTTTGGGTATTATTGTCGGTTACCCAAACATGTACTAGTGACATTTTGTATACTGTATTGTTATAACTACCGTGCTActgtttaaaacacaaacatgaaatgcgaatatgttttcaaaatataaaaacctaataatttgaataatggACTTGAGGGAGttgttttgtaacatttaaaagaacaaaacatcATTCAAAACAGTTGCCATTCGATAAAATCATCTTAAGCAATATGTATGATgaaaaaatgtacatgcattAGTGATGGACCACACAGCTGTCTGAATGATCAACAGTTCTGTAGTAACCAAGTTACTATGGTAAAGTGCGGTGTCCAGTCCATACAGTAGTGTAATCACTCCGGTGGAGATAAAGGAACCAGCAAGTATTTGCTAAACTCGTCAACCGTGTCCACAGCTACGCAAGCGTGTACCGCCCCCTGTTTGCCGACAAACGTAGCCTCATCATTGATTGGATAAACCGGCTGGTGCCAAATGTCAGCGTGGATTTGAACTCCAAAACTTCCATCAAAGTAGAAAGCCACGAAATCTTCTAGTTTGATATCATCCCCCGGTAAAGCCAAAAGGGCAATGAATGGGTCCTTGTTAACCGGATAGAAAACCTGACCCCCGTCCGGATGGTAGTTCGCTTCTCTAACAAGCACGTGCGTCCTGTTGCTAGGTGACACGTTGCTAGGTAACCGTCCGATGACGTAATTCCCGCCTACTGCTTTGTTGATGGCGGTGCATTGGTCTCCTATCCACTTGTACAAAAAGTCAC
This genomic stretch from Mya arenaria isolate MELC-2E11 chromosome 10, ASM2691426v1 harbors:
- the LOC128205116 gene encoding uncharacterized protein LOC128205116, coding for MSGYASYDDALDPKYGEPFPVPVVMATKEALKGYGTIVTTYDETKVEITPWPVKGWRKLCPNTGTLGGECSGDFLYKWIGDQCTAINKAVGGNYVIGRLPSNVSPSNRTHVLVREANYHPDGGQVFYPVNKDPFIALLALPGDDIKLEDFVAFYFDGSFGVQIHADIWHQPVYPINDEATFVGKQGAVHACVAVDTVDEFSKYLLVPLSPPE